A stretch of Procambarus clarkii isolate CNS0578487 chromosome 20, FALCON_Pclarkii_2.0, whole genome shotgun sequence DNA encodes these proteins:
- the LOC123755494 gene encoding zinc finger protein 112-like, translated as MYQHSRINIQGSTFKDQHSRINIQVSTFKDQHSRINIQGSTFKDQHSRINIQGSTYKNQHTRINIQGSTFKDQHTRINIQGSTFKDQHTRINIQGSTFKDQHSRINIQGSTFKDQHSRINIQGSTYKDQHTRINIQGSTYKDQHTRINIQGSTFKDQHSRINIQGSTFKDQHSRINIQGSTYKDQHRRINIQGSTYKDQHSRINIQGSTYKDQHTRINIQGSTYKDQHTRINIQGSTYKDQHTRINIQGSTYKDHHTRINIQGSTYKDQHTRINIQGSTYKDQHSRINIQGSTYKDQHTRINIQGSTYKDQHTRINIQGSTYKDQHTRINIQGSTFKDQHIRINIQGSTYKDQHSRINIQGSTYKDQHTRINIQGSTASSSTSNNVGQNKHSPTG; from the coding sequence CATTCAAGTATCAACATTCAAGGATCAACATTCAAGGATCAACATACAAGGATCAACATTCAAGGATCAACATTCAAGGATCAACATTCAAGGATCAACATACAAGAATCAACATACAAGGATCAACATTCAAGGATCAACATTCAAGGATCAACATACAAGGATCAACATTCAAGGATCAACATTCAAGGATCAACATACAAGGATCAACATACAAGGATCAACATTCAAGGATCAACATTCAAGGATCAACATTCAAGGATCAACATTCAAGGATCAACATTCAAGGATCAACATTCAAGGATCAACATACAAGGATCAACATACAAGGATCAACATACAAGGATCAACATACAAGGATCAACATACAAGGATCAACATTCAAGGATCAACATTCAAGGATCAACATTCAAGGATCAACATACAAGGATCAACATTCAAGGATCAACATTCAAGGATCAACATACAAGGATCAACCTACAAGGATCAACATAGAAGGATCAACATACAAGGATCAACATACAAGGATCAACATTCAAGGATCAACATACAAGGATCAACATACAAGGATCAACATACAAGGATCAACATTCAAGGATCAACATACAAGGATCAACATACAAGGATCAACATACAAGGATCAACATACAAGGATCAACATACAAGGATCAACATACAAGGATCAACATACAAGGATCACCATACAAGGATCAACATTCAAGGATCAACATACAAGGATCAACATACAAGGATCAACATTCAAGGATCAACATACAAGGATCAACATTCAAGGATCAACATACAAGGATCAACATACAAGGATCAACATACAAGGATCAACATTCAAGGATCAACATACAAGGATCAACATACAAGGATCAACATACAAGGATCAACATACAAGGATCAACATACAAGGATCAACATACAAGGATCAACATTCAAGGATCAACATATAAGGATCAACATACAAGGATCAACATACAAGGATCAACATTCAAGGATCAACATACAAGGATCAACATACAAGGATCAACATACAAGGATCAACATACAAGGATCAACAGCTTCAAGTTCAACAAGTAACAATGTAGGACAAAACAAACATTCACCCACAGggtaa